From Diceros bicornis minor isolate mBicDic1 chromosome 17, mDicBic1.mat.cur, whole genome shotgun sequence, the proteins below share one genomic window:
- the PFKM gene encoding ATP-dependent 6-phosphofructokinase, muscle type isoform X2, whose translation MNAAVRAVVRVGIFTGARVFFVHEGYQGLVDGGDYIREATWESVSMMLQLGGTVIGSARCKDFREREGRLRAAHNLVKRGITNLCVIGGDGSLTGADTFRSEWSDLLSDLQKAGKITAEEATKSNYLNIVGLVGSIDNDFCGTDMTIGTDSALHRIMEIVDAITTTAQSHQRTFVLEVMGRHCGYLALVTSLSCGADWVFIPECPPDDDWEDHLCRRLSETRTRGSRLNIIIVAEGAIDKNGKPITSESIKDLVVKRLGYDTRVTVLGHVQRGGTPSAFDRILGSRMGVEAVMALLEATPDTPACVVSLSGNQAVRLPLMECVQVTKDVTRAMDERKFDEAMKLRGRSFMNNWEVYKLLAHIRPPVSKSGSHTVAVMNVGAPAAGMNAAVRSTVRIGLIQGNRVLVVHDGFEGLAKGQIEEAGWSYVGGWTGQGGSKLGTKRTLPKKSFEQISANITKFNIQGLVIIGGFEAYTGGLELMEGRKQYDELCIPFVVIPATVSNNVPGSDFSVGADTALNTICMTCDRIKQSAAGTKRRVFIIETMGGYCGYLATMAGLAAGADAAYIFEEPFTIRDLQVNVEHLVQKMKTTVKRGLVLRNEKCNDNYTTDFIFNLYSEEGKGIFDSRKNVLGHMQQGGSPTPFDRNFATKMGAKAMNWMSGKIKESYRNGRIFANSPDSGCVLGMRKRALVFQPVTELKEQTDFEHRIPKEQWWLKLRPILKILAKYEIDLDTSEHAHLEHISRKRSGEAPA comes from the exons GGAGGCACAGTGATTGGGAGTGCCCGGTGCAAGGACTTTCGGGAACGAGAGGGACGACTCCGAGCTGCCCACAACCTGGTGAAGCGTGGGATTACCAACCTGTGTGTCATTGGGGGTGATGGTAGCCTCACTGGGGCTGACACCTTCCGTTCTGAGTGGAGTGACTTGTTGAGTGACCTCCAGAAAGCAG GTAAGATCACAGCTGAGGAGGCTACGAAGTCCAACTACCTGAACATCGTGGGCCTGGTTGGCTCAATTGACAATGACTTTTGCGGCACTGATATGACCATTGGTACTGACTCTGCCCTCCACCGGATCATGGAGATTGTAGATGCCATCACTACTACGGCTCAGAG CCACCAGAGGACATTCGTGTTAGAAGTGATGGGCCGGCACTGTGG ATACCTGGCCCTTGTCAcctctctctcctgtggggctgACTGGGTTTTTATTCCTGAATGTCCACCAGATGATGACTGGGAGGATCACCTTTGTCGCCGGCTCAGCGAG ACAAGGACCCGTGGTTCTCGTCTCAACATCATCATTGTTGCTGAGGGTGCAATTGACAAGAATGGGAAACCAATCACCTCAGAATCCATCAAAGAC CTGGTGGTAAAGCGTCTGGGATATGACACCCGGGTCACTGTCTTGGGGCATGTGCAGCGAGGTGGGACACCGTCGGCCTTTGACCGAATCCTG GGCAGCAGGATGGGTGTGGAAGCAGTGATGGCACTTTTGGAGGCGACCCCGGACACCCCAGCCTGTGTGGTGAGCCTCTCTGGTAACCAGGCTGTGCGCCTGCCCCTCATGGAGTGTGTCCAGGTG ACCAAAGATGTGACCAGGGCCATGGATGAGAGGAAATTTGATGAAGCCATGAAGCTGAGAGGCCG GAGCTTCATGAACAACTGGGAGGTATACAAGCTTCTGGCTCACATCAGACCCCCCGTTTCTAAG AGTGGATCGCACACAGTGGCCGTGATGAATGTGGGGGCCCCGGCTGCAGGCATGAATGCTGCCGTCCGCTCCACTGTGAGGATTGGCCTCATCCAGGGCAACCGAGTGCTGGTTGTGCACGATGGCTTCGAGGGCCTGGCCAAGGGCCAG ATCGAGGAAGCTGGCTGGAGCTATGTTGGGGGCTGGACTGGCCAAGGGGGTTCTAAACTTGGGACTAAAAG GACTCTACCCAAGAAGAGCTTCGAGCAGATCAGTGCCAACATCACTAAGTTTAACATTCAAGGCCTTGTCATCATTGGGGGCTTCGAG GCTTACACAGGGGGCCTGGAGCTGATGGAGGGCAGGAAGCAGTACGACGAGCTCTGCATCCCGTTTGTGGTCATCCCTGCCACGGTCTCCAACAACGTCCCTGGCTCAGACTTCAGTGTGGGGGCTGACACCGCACTCAATACTATCTGCATG ACCTGTGACCGTATCAAGCAGTCAGCAGCAGGTACCAAACGTCGAGTGTTTATCATTGAAACTATGGGTGGCTACTGTGGCTACCTGGCCACCATGGCAGGACTGGCAGCTGGGGCTGATGCGGCCTACATTTTTGAGGAGCCCTTCACCATTCGAGACCTGCAG GTGAATGTTGAACATCTGGTGCAAAAGATGAAAACAACTGTGAAAAGGGGCTTGGTGTTAAG GAATGAGAAGTGCAATGACAACTATACCACTGACTTCATTTTCAACCTGTACTCTGAGGAGGGCAAGGGCATCTTCGACAGCAGGAAGAATGTGCTTGGCCACATGCAGCAG GGTGGGAGCCCAACTCCATTTGACAGGAATTTTGCCACTAAGATGGGCGCCAAGGCTATGAACTGGATGTCTGGGAAAATCAAAGAGAGTTACCGTAATG GGCGGATCTTTGCCAATTCCCCAGACTCAGGCTGTGTTCTGGGGATGCGTAAGAGGGCCCTGGTCTTTCAGCCAGTGACTGAGCTGAAGGAACAGACAGATTTCGA GCACCGCATCCCCAAGGAACAGTGGTGGCTGAAGCTGAGGCCCATCCTCAAGATCCTAGCCAAGTATGAGATTGACTTGGATACGTCAGAGCATGCACACCTGGAGCACATTAGTCGGAAGCGGTCTGGAGAAGCTCCCGCTTAA
- the ASB8 gene encoding ankyrin repeat and SOCS box protein 8 isoform X1, which translates to MSSSMWYIMQSIQSKYSLSERLIRTIAAIRSFPHDNVEDLIRGGADVNCTHGTLKPLHCACMVSDADCVELLLEKGAEVNALDGYNRTALHYAAEKDEACVEVLLEYGANPNALDGNRDTPLHWAAFKNNAECVRALLESGASVNALDYNNDTPLSWAAMKGNLESVSILLDYGAEVRVINLKGQTPISRLVALLVRGLGTEKEDSCFELLHRAVGHFELRKNGTMPREVAKDQQLCEKLTVLCSAPGTLKTLSRYAVRRSLGLQYLPDAVKGLPLPASLKEYLLLVE; encoded by the exons ATGAGTTCCAGTATGTGGTATATTATGCAGAGCATTCAGAGCAAATACTCTCTCTCAGAGCGCTTAATCCGAACAATCGCTGCCATTCGGTCCTTCCCACATGATAATGTAGAGGACCTCATCAGAGGG GGAGCAGATGTGAACTGCACCCACGGCACACTGAAGCCCCTGCACTGTGCCTGCATGGTGTCGGATGCTGACTGTGTGGAGTTACTCCTGGAAAAAGGAGCTGAG GTGAATGCCCTGGATGGTTACAACCGAACGGCCCTCCACTATGCAGCTGAGAAAGATGAAGCTTGTGTGGAGGTCCTGTTGGAGTATGGTGCAAACCCCAATGCACTGGATGGCAACCGAGACACCCCACTTCACTGGGCAGCCTTTAAGAACAATGCTGAGTGTGTGCGGGCCCTCCTAGAGAGTGGGGCCTCTGTCAATGCCCTGGATTACAACAATGATACCCCACTCAGTTGGGCTGCCATGAAGGGAAATCTTGAGAGTGTAAGCATCCTTCTTGATTATGGTGCAGAGGTCAGAGTCATCAACCTAAAAGGCCAGACACCCATCTCCCGCCTGGTGGCTCTGCTAGTCAGGGGACTTGGAACTGAGAAAGAGGACTCTTGCTTTGAGCTTCTCCACAGAGCTGTTGGACACTTTGAATTAAGGAAAAATGGTACCATGCCACGAGAAGTGGCCAAAGACCAGCAGCTATGTGAAAAACTGACTGTTCTGTGCTCAGCCCCAGGAACTCTAAAAACTCTCTCTCGCTATGCTGTGCGCCGTAGCCTGGGACTCCAGTATCTGCCAGATGCAGTGAAGGGCCTTCCACTGCCAGCTTCTCTGAAGGAATACCTGTTACTTGTAGAATAG
- the ASB8 gene encoding ankyrin repeat and SOCS box protein 8 isoform X2, giving the protein MVSDADCVELLLEKGAEVNALDGYNRTALHYAAEKDEACVEVLLEYGANPNALDGNRDTPLHWAAFKNNAECVRALLESGASVNALDYNNDTPLSWAAMKGNLESVSILLDYGAEVRVINLKGQTPISRLVALLVRGLGTEKEDSCFELLHRAVGHFELRKNGTMPREVAKDQQLCEKLTVLCSAPGTLKTLSRYAVRRSLGLQYLPDAVKGLPLPASLKEYLLLVE; this is encoded by the exons ATGGTGTCGGATGCTGACTGTGTGGAGTTACTCCTGGAAAAAGGAGCTGAG GTGAATGCCCTGGATGGTTACAACCGAACGGCCCTCCACTATGCAGCTGAGAAAGATGAAGCTTGTGTGGAGGTCCTGTTGGAGTATGGTGCAAACCCCAATGCACTGGATGGCAACCGAGACACCCCACTTCACTGGGCAGCCTTTAAGAACAATGCTGAGTGTGTGCGGGCCCTCCTAGAGAGTGGGGCCTCTGTCAATGCCCTGGATTACAACAATGATACCCCACTCAGTTGGGCTGCCATGAAGGGAAATCTTGAGAGTGTAAGCATCCTTCTTGATTATGGTGCAGAGGTCAGAGTCATCAACCTAAAAGGCCAGACACCCATCTCCCGCCTGGTGGCTCTGCTAGTCAGGGGACTTGGAACTGAGAAAGAGGACTCTTGCTTTGAGCTTCTCCACAGAGCTGTTGGACACTTTGAATTAAGGAAAAATGGTACCATGCCACGAGAAGTGGCCAAAGACCAGCAGCTATGTGAAAAACTGACTGTTCTGTGCTCAGCCCCAGGAACTCTAAAAACTCTCTCTCGCTATGCTGTGCGCCGTAGCCTGGGACTCCAGTATCTGCCAGATGCAGTGAAGGGCCTTCCACTGCCAGCTTCTCTGAAGGAATACCTGTTACTTGTAGAATAG
- the PFKM gene encoding ATP-dependent 6-phosphofructokinase, muscle type isoform X1: MTHEEHHAAKTLGIGKAIAVLTSGGDAQGMNAAVRAVVRVGIFTGARVFFVHEGYQGLVDGGDYIREATWESVSMMLQLGGTVIGSARCKDFREREGRLRAAHNLVKRGITNLCVIGGDGSLTGADTFRSEWSDLLSDLQKAGKITAEEATKSNYLNIVGLVGSIDNDFCGTDMTIGTDSALHRIMEIVDAITTTAQSHQRTFVLEVMGRHCGYLALVTSLSCGADWVFIPECPPDDDWEDHLCRRLSETRTRGSRLNIIIVAEGAIDKNGKPITSESIKDLVVKRLGYDTRVTVLGHVQRGGTPSAFDRILGSRMGVEAVMALLEATPDTPACVVSLSGNQAVRLPLMECVQVTKDVTRAMDERKFDEAMKLRGRSFMNNWEVYKLLAHIRPPVSKSGSHTVAVMNVGAPAAGMNAAVRSTVRIGLIQGNRVLVVHDGFEGLAKGQIEEAGWSYVGGWTGQGGSKLGTKRTLPKKSFEQISANITKFNIQGLVIIGGFEAYTGGLELMEGRKQYDELCIPFVVIPATVSNNVPGSDFSVGADTALNTICMTCDRIKQSAAGTKRRVFIIETMGGYCGYLATMAGLAAGADAAYIFEEPFTIRDLQVNVEHLVQKMKTTVKRGLVLRNEKCNDNYTTDFIFNLYSEEGKGIFDSRKNVLGHMQQGGSPTPFDRNFATKMGAKAMNWMSGKIKESYRNGRIFANSPDSGCVLGMRKRALVFQPVTELKEQTDFEHRIPKEQWWLKLRPILKILAKYEIDLDTSEHAHLEHISRKRSGEAPA; the protein is encoded by the exons GGAGGCACAGTGATTGGGAGTGCCCGGTGCAAGGACTTTCGGGAACGAGAGGGACGACTCCGAGCTGCCCACAACCTGGTGAAGCGTGGGATTACCAACCTGTGTGTCATTGGGGGTGATGGTAGCCTCACTGGGGCTGACACCTTCCGTTCTGAGTGGAGTGACTTGTTGAGTGACCTCCAGAAAGCAG GTAAGATCACAGCTGAGGAGGCTACGAAGTCCAACTACCTGAACATCGTGGGCCTGGTTGGCTCAATTGACAATGACTTTTGCGGCACTGATATGACCATTGGTACTGACTCTGCCCTCCACCGGATCATGGAGATTGTAGATGCCATCACTACTACGGCTCAGAG CCACCAGAGGACATTCGTGTTAGAAGTGATGGGCCGGCACTGTGG ATACCTGGCCCTTGTCAcctctctctcctgtggggctgACTGGGTTTTTATTCCTGAATGTCCACCAGATGATGACTGGGAGGATCACCTTTGTCGCCGGCTCAGCGAG ACAAGGACCCGTGGTTCTCGTCTCAACATCATCATTGTTGCTGAGGGTGCAATTGACAAGAATGGGAAACCAATCACCTCAGAATCCATCAAAGAC CTGGTGGTAAAGCGTCTGGGATATGACACCCGGGTCACTGTCTTGGGGCATGTGCAGCGAGGTGGGACACCGTCGGCCTTTGACCGAATCCTG GGCAGCAGGATGGGTGTGGAAGCAGTGATGGCACTTTTGGAGGCGACCCCGGACACCCCAGCCTGTGTGGTGAGCCTCTCTGGTAACCAGGCTGTGCGCCTGCCCCTCATGGAGTGTGTCCAGGTG ACCAAAGATGTGACCAGGGCCATGGATGAGAGGAAATTTGATGAAGCCATGAAGCTGAGAGGCCG GAGCTTCATGAACAACTGGGAGGTATACAAGCTTCTGGCTCACATCAGACCCCCCGTTTCTAAG AGTGGATCGCACACAGTGGCCGTGATGAATGTGGGGGCCCCGGCTGCAGGCATGAATGCTGCCGTCCGCTCCACTGTGAGGATTGGCCTCATCCAGGGCAACCGAGTGCTGGTTGTGCACGATGGCTTCGAGGGCCTGGCCAAGGGCCAG ATCGAGGAAGCTGGCTGGAGCTATGTTGGGGGCTGGACTGGCCAAGGGGGTTCTAAACTTGGGACTAAAAG GACTCTACCCAAGAAGAGCTTCGAGCAGATCAGTGCCAACATCACTAAGTTTAACATTCAAGGCCTTGTCATCATTGGGGGCTTCGAG GCTTACACAGGGGGCCTGGAGCTGATGGAGGGCAGGAAGCAGTACGACGAGCTCTGCATCCCGTTTGTGGTCATCCCTGCCACGGTCTCCAACAACGTCCCTGGCTCAGACTTCAGTGTGGGGGCTGACACCGCACTCAATACTATCTGCATG ACCTGTGACCGTATCAAGCAGTCAGCAGCAGGTACCAAACGTCGAGTGTTTATCATTGAAACTATGGGTGGCTACTGTGGCTACCTGGCCACCATGGCAGGACTGGCAGCTGGGGCTGATGCGGCCTACATTTTTGAGGAGCCCTTCACCATTCGAGACCTGCAG GTGAATGTTGAACATCTGGTGCAAAAGATGAAAACAACTGTGAAAAGGGGCTTGGTGTTAAG GAATGAGAAGTGCAATGACAACTATACCACTGACTTCATTTTCAACCTGTACTCTGAGGAGGGCAAGGGCATCTTCGACAGCAGGAAGAATGTGCTTGGCCACATGCAGCAG GGTGGGAGCCCAACTCCATTTGACAGGAATTTTGCCACTAAGATGGGCGCCAAGGCTATGAACTGGATGTCTGGGAAAATCAAAGAGAGTTACCGTAATG GGCGGATCTTTGCCAATTCCCCAGACTCAGGCTGTGTTCTGGGGATGCGTAAGAGGGCCCTGGTCTTTCAGCCAGTGACTGAGCTGAAGGAACAGACAGATTTCGA GCACCGCATCCCCAAGGAACAGTGGTGGCTGAAGCTGAGGCCCATCCTCAAGATCCTAGCCAAGTATGAGATTGACTTGGATACGTCAGAGCATGCACACCTGGAGCACATTAGTCGGAAGCGGTCTGGAGAAGCTCCCGCTTAA